From Desertifilum tharense IPPAS B-1220, one genomic window encodes:
- a CDS encoding polyribonucleotide nucleotidyltransferase, with the protein MGEIDKSISFNGRDIRLKVGLLAPQAGGCVLIQSGDTAVLVTATRAEAREGIDFLPLLVDYEERLYAAGRIPGGFLRREGRPPEKAILTCRLIDRPLRPLFPGWLRDDIQVVATTLSMDEQVPPDILAVTGASLAVLLAKIPFHGPMAAVRVGLVGDDFIINPTYHEIEQGDLDLVVAGSPDGVIMVEAGANQLSEADMIEAIDFGYEAVADLIQAQRDLLAELELEITQGQAPEVDPTLENFIRDRATDSVKGILARTELDKHARDQALDEVKQTQVLNAIAELGEEDPIRVAAAADAKAVSNLFKDLTKKMMRKQIIEDGIRVDGRKLDEVRPISCRTGVLPPRVHGSALFNRGLTQVMSVVTLGTSGDAQELDDLHPDEQKRYLHHYNFPPYSVGETRPMRSPGRREIGHGALAERAIVPILPPKEDFPYVIRVVSEVLSSNGSTSMGSVCGSTLALMDAGVPISKPVSGAAMGLIKEGEEVRILTDIQGIEDFLGDMDFKVAGTDTGITALQMDMKITGLSMDIVKQAIEQARPARLHILERMLATIDQPRTELSPFAPRLLTMKIDPDLIGMVIGPGGKTIKGITEETGAKIDIEDDGTVIISSIDAEKAKQARSIIMGMTRKLNAGDVYMGRVTRIIQIGAFVEFLPGKEGMIHISQLADYRVGKVEDEVTVGDEVIVKIRDIDNKGRINLTRLGIHPDEAAAAKVATQQ; encoded by the coding sequence ATGGGAGAAATTGATAAGTCAATATCTTTTAATGGACGAGATATTCGACTCAAAGTAGGATTATTAGCACCCCAAGCCGGAGGCTGCGTCCTGATTCAGTCTGGAGATACGGCTGTTTTAGTGACCGCAACCCGTGCAGAAGCTAGAGAAGGAATTGATTTCCTGCCATTATTAGTCGATTACGAAGAGAGACTGTACGCCGCAGGTCGCATCCCAGGCGGATTTTTACGTAGAGAAGGGCGTCCGCCAGAGAAAGCGATTTTAACCTGTCGTTTAATTGACCGCCCGCTGCGTCCGTTGTTTCCGGGTTGGTTGCGCGACGATATTCAAGTTGTGGCAACTACCCTATCGATGGACGAACAGGTTCCCCCGGATATTTTAGCGGTGACAGGCGCATCTTTAGCCGTATTGTTGGCCAAAATTCCCTTCCACGGCCCAATGGCTGCGGTTCGGGTTGGGTTAGTTGGCGATGATTTTATTATTAACCCCACCTATCATGAAATTGAACAAGGCGACTTAGATTTAGTTGTTGCCGGTTCGCCCGATGGGGTGATTATGGTGGAAGCTGGGGCCAACCAATTGTCCGAAGCCGACATGATTGAAGCCATTGATTTTGGCTATGAAGCGGTGGCGGACTTGATTCAAGCCCAACGCGACTTACTGGCCGAGTTGGAGTTGGAAATTACCCAAGGTCAAGCGCCAGAAGTCGATCCTACCCTAGAAAACTTTATTCGCGATCGCGCTACGGATTCGGTCAAGGGAATTTTAGCCCGTACCGAACTCGATAAACACGCCCGCGACCAAGCCTTAGATGAGGTGAAACAGACGCAAGTCCTCAACGCGATCGCAGAACTAGGCGAAGAAGACCCCATTCGCGTTGCGGCTGCGGCCGATGCCAAAGCCGTCAGCAACCTCTTTAAGGATTTAACCAAAAAGATGATGCGGAAGCAAATCATCGAGGATGGCATCCGCGTAGACGGCCGCAAACTTGATGAAGTCCGCCCTATCTCCTGCCGTACCGGAGTCTTACCGCCCCGCGTACATGGTAGCGCCCTATTCAATCGCGGTTTAACCCAAGTCATGTCTGTGGTAACGCTAGGCACCTCTGGCGACGCCCAAGAACTCGACGACTTGCACCCCGACGAACAGAAACGCTATCTACACCACTACAACTTCCCCCCCTATTCTGTGGGAGAAACCAGGCCGATGCGATCGCCCGGTCGTCGGGAAATTGGTCACGGGGCCTTAGCCGAACGCGCCATCGTTCCAATTCTGCCCCCAAAAGAAGACTTCCCCTACGTCATCCGCGTCGTTTCAGAAGTCCTCTCCTCCAACGGTTCGACCTCAATGGGTTCGGTGTGCGGTTCTACCCTCGCCCTGATGGATGCGGGCGTCCCCATCTCCAAACCCGTTAGCGGTGCCGCAATGGGCCTAATTAAAGAAGGAGAGGAAGTCCGCATCCTCACTGATATTCAAGGCATTGAAGACTTTTTAGGGGACATGGACTTTAAAGTCGCAGGTACCGATACCGGAATTACGGCCCTGCAAATGGATATGAAAATCACCGGGTTATCAATGGATATCGTCAAGCAAGCCATTGAACAAGCCAGACCCGCCCGCCTACATATCCTAGAGAGAATGCTGGCCACCATCGACCAGCCGCGCACCGAACTCTCACCCTTTGCCCCGCGCTTGCTGACCATGAAGATCGATCCCGATCTAATTGGTATGGTAATCGGACCTGGCGGTAAAACCATTAAAGGCATTACCGAAGAAACCGGGGCCAAAATTGACATTGAAGATGATGGCACCGTCATTATCTCTTCAATTGATGCTGAAAAAGCCAAACAAGCCCGCAGCATCATCATGGGCATGACGCGCAAGCTAAATGCAGGTGATGTCTATATGGGTCGCGTAACGCGCATTATCCAAATTGGGGCCTTTGTAGAATTTCTCCCTGGTAAGGAAGGGATGATTCACATCTCCCAACTTGCAGATTACCGCGTGGGCAAGGTCGAAGACGAGGTGACAGTTGGCGATGAAGTCATCGTCAAAATCCGCGACATCGACAACAAAGGTCGCATTAACCTCACCCGCCTAGGCATCCACCCCGACGAGGCCGCAGCCGCGAAGGTAGCAACTCAGCAGTAG
- a CDS encoding GDSL-type esterase/lipase family protein — MSHSYWLAVGLLAQVPLTEGPEVPQFTPLNLDVDLLALDTRQNLDILATQVKFPLPTAEWFAPEFSALETFSIAQSNPYGNRTFPTRPSRWFVPSAMAASAQPQIPQELRTLQASQERQWTLVNGKWELTRPLVIKRQPTPPAIRPASGSQLYEQRLTALKAGQIYTRLSADSYASAWTKATAQPSHEDWKYLLALEARAIASGQGSNKLNIMLGDSLSMWFPTERLPTEGLWLNQGVSGETTTHILSRIAQFKSTQPQKIYLLAGINDLRNGASDATILSNFQEIIRQLRQNHPESQLVVQSILPTRLPALGSSRIRALNDRIEAIALQYGGTYLDLHSHFSDDQGILRLELTTDGIHLSVKGYELWQQLLSVE, encoded by the coding sequence ATGTCTCATTCGTATTGGTTAGCGGTGGGTTTGCTAGCACAGGTTCCTCTGACGGAGGGGCCAGAGGTTCCGCAGTTTACGCCGCTAAACTTAGATGTTGATTTGCTGGCATTAGATACTCGCCAAAATCTAGATATTCTCGCCACCCAAGTTAAGTTTCCCCTACCGACTGCTGAATGGTTTGCCCCAGAATTTAGCGCTTTAGAAACATTCAGCATAGCGCAGAGCAATCCCTACGGGAATCGCACTTTCCCCACCCGGCCGTCTCGCTGGTTTGTCCCATCCGCAATGGCTGCTAGCGCCCAACCGCAAATTCCCCAGGAGTTGCGAACCCTGCAAGCCTCCCAGGAACGCCAGTGGACGCTAGTCAACGGGAAATGGGAACTCACACGTCCTTTGGTCATTAAACGCCAACCTACTCCCCCGGCTATCCGTCCCGCTAGTGGTTCTCAACTCTACGAACAACGCTTAACGGCCTTAAAAGCAGGTCAAATTTACACGCGCTTAAGTGCCGATAGCTATGCTAGCGCCTGGACAAAAGCCACCGCCCAACCCTCCCATGAAGATTGGAAATATCTGTTAGCTTTGGAAGCTAGGGCGATCGCTTCCGGTCAGGGTAGTAATAAATTAAACATTATGCTCGGTGACTCCCTCAGTATGTGGTTCCCCACCGAACGATTGCCAACCGAAGGGTTATGGCTCAATCAAGGCGTTTCCGGCGAAACAACCACCCACATTCTCAGTCGGATTGCTCAGTTTAAATCGACTCAACCGCAAAAAATATACTTATTAGCTGGAATTAACGATTTACGTAACGGCGCTTCCGATGCCACAATCTTAAGCAACTTTCAAGAAATTATCCGCCAACTGCGACAAAACCACCCCGAAAGCCAGTTAGTCGTGCAATCGATTCTCCCCACCCGCCTCCCCGCTTTGGGTAGCTCGCGCATCCGTGCCCTGAACGATCGCATCGAGGCGATCGCGCTACAATACGGAGGCACTTATCTAGATCTCCATTCCCACTTTAGCGATGACCAAGGGATTCTAAGACTCGAACTCACCACCGACGGCATCCACCTCAGCGTCAAAGGTTACGAATTATGGCAACAACTCCTAAGTGTTGAGTAA
- a CDS encoding DEAD/DEAH box helicase: MAILHGSWQNQGRFILWGETWRRVSPEAMPGIPSIVTHPLSMGTAEFKQFLTDLQERGVLPQGILTQDRQETVKIALPTVLEAGVPLPQHSAGEPAEAAVIYPWLVEGWCLEAAAALAFLQALPLGTLSSGEMGFGEDLRFWGHVARWSLDLQARGKFLPILEQQSEGLEALWLPLLDSSVDRLRLLKFTEAMPGICRCVGKSEGEFLAVEFPTEPQALLLDFLQATLDARLRAIASPLSPPKGETSVQPWLEALVGSENQLQLNSEVKRLETALNAWIAPIAPQLKGQQHFQVGFKLHPPTGNQAEWMLEYCLQAADDPEFLVDAMTIWSNPVERLVYQGRTVEQPQETFLSGLGLASRLYPPIEQSLEQARPLFCRLHPLQAYEFIKTETWRFEDSGLGVILPPSLANREGFANRLGLSIRAETPKLKKTERIGLQSLLNFKWELTIGGQRLSKAQFDRLAKLNSPLVEINGEWVELRPQDVKAAQEFFASRKDQPNLSLEDALRIGMGDHQIIQKLPVVEFEASGALQALLANLTDNRSIEAIATPESFQGTLRPYQALGAGWLAFLERWGLGACLADDMGMGKTPQLLAFLCHLQEEGGLEKPTLVVCPTSVVGNWEREVKKFAPHLKTLIHHGDNRAKGKAFAKAANLCNLTITSYALVYRDAKELESVEWQGVVLDEAQNIKNPEAKQSKAVKSLEATFKIALTGTPVENRLQELWSIMDFLNPGYLGNRQFFQRRFAIPIEKYGDTDSLQSLRSLVQPFILRRLKSDRSIIQDLPEKQENTVFCGLSAEQAELYQQTVEASLTEIEEAQGIQRHGQILALLTKLKQICNHPAHFLKQAKIKHPQQSGKLLRLAEMLEEALAENDRALIFTQFAEWGKLLKPHLEQHFNREVFFLYGGTRKAQREEMIDRFQHDPQAPKIFILSLKAGGVGLNLTRANHVFHYDRWWNPAVENQATDRVFRIGQTRNVQVHKFVSTGTLEEKIHDLIENKKFLAEQVVGTGEDWLTKLDTDQLRTLLVLDRNAIIDEDNDVNS; encoded by the coding sequence ATGGCGATTTTACACGGGAGTTGGCAAAATCAGGGGCGTTTCATCCTGTGGGGGGAAACCTGGCGAAGGGTTTCCCCAGAAGCGATGCCGGGAATACCGTCCATCGTCACCCATCCCTTGAGTATGGGGACAGCAGAATTTAAGCAATTTTTAACCGATTTACAGGAACGAGGGGTGCTTCCCCAGGGGATTCTAACCCAGGATCGACAAGAAACGGTAAAAATTGCCTTGCCAACGGTTTTAGAGGCAGGCGTTCCCCTTCCCCAACATTCGGCGGGGGAACCCGCAGAGGCGGCCGTCATTTATCCTTGGTTGGTGGAAGGATGGTGCTTAGAAGCGGCGGCGGCTTTGGCGTTTCTGCAAGCTTTACCCTTGGGAACGCTGAGTTCTGGGGAAATGGGGTTTGGGGAAGATTTGCGCTTTTGGGGCCATGTGGCGCGCTGGAGTTTGGATTTGCAGGCGCGGGGTAAGTTCTTACCGATTCTAGAGCAACAATCTGAGGGATTAGAGGCGCTGTGGCTACCGCTGTTAGATAGTTCTGTGGATCGGTTGCGCTTGCTTAAGTTTACCGAAGCGATGCCGGGTATTTGTCGCTGCGTAGGCAAATCTGAGGGGGAATTTCTGGCGGTGGAGTTTCCCACAGAACCCCAGGCGCTGCTGTTGGATTTTCTGCAAGCGACGCTGGATGCAAGGCTGAGGGCGATCGCCTCTCCTCTATCTCCCCCCAAGGGTGAAACATCGGTTCAGCCCTGGCTAGAAGCGCTTGTGGGCAGTGAAAATCAACTTCAACTCAATTCTGAGGTCAAACGTTTAGAAACGGCTCTTAACGCTTGGATTGCCCCGATTGCGCCGCAACTGAAGGGACAGCAGCATTTTCAGGTGGGGTTTAAGTTGCATCCCCCAACGGGAAATCAAGCAGAATGGATGCTGGAATACTGTTTGCAGGCCGCAGACGATCCAGAATTCTTAGTAGATGCGATGACGATTTGGAGCAATCCGGTCGAACGGCTGGTTTATCAAGGTCGCACGGTGGAACAACCCCAGGAAACCTTTTTAAGCGGGTTGGGGTTAGCCTCGCGCCTGTATCCGCCCATTGAACAAAGTTTAGAACAAGCCCGACCGTTATTTTGTCGGCTGCATCCTTTGCAAGCCTATGAGTTTATCAAGACGGAGACTTGGCGGTTTGAGGATAGCGGTTTAGGCGTTATCTTACCGCCCTCGTTGGCGAATCGGGAAGGGTTTGCGAACCGTTTGGGGTTGAGTATTCGCGCTGAAACGCCGAAACTCAAGAAAACCGAACGCATTGGTTTGCAAAGTCTGCTGAATTTTAAGTGGGAATTAACCATTGGCGGACAGCGCCTGAGTAAGGCACAATTCGATCGGTTGGCTAAACTCAATTCGCCGTTGGTGGAGATTAATGGCGAGTGGGTGGAATTGCGTCCCCAGGATGTGAAGGCGGCGCAGGAGTTTTTCGCTAGTCGCAAGGATCAACCCAATCTGAGTTTAGAGGATGCCCTGCGGATTGGGATGGGCGACCATCAGATCATTCAAAAGTTACCCGTGGTGGAGTTTGAAGCATCGGGGGCTTTGCAAGCATTATTGGCGAATTTGACCGATAATCGATCGATAGAGGCGATCGCGACTCCTGAATCTTTCCAAGGAACGTTACGCCCCTATCAAGCTTTGGGTGCAGGTTGGCTAGCTTTCCTAGAACGTTGGGGGTTAGGCGCTTGTTTAGCCGATGATATGGGGATGGGGAAGACGCCGCAGTTATTGGCGTTTTTGTGCCATTTACAGGAAGAAGGCGGTTTAGAGAAGCCAACGCTGGTTGTCTGTCCGACTTCGGTGGTGGGAAACTGGGAACGCGAGGTGAAGAAGTTTGCACCTCACCTGAAAACGTTAATTCATCACGGCGATAACCGCGCCAAAGGGAAGGCGTTTGCGAAGGCGGCGAACCTTTGCAATCTGACAATTACCAGTTATGCCTTAGTCTACCGGGATGCGAAGGAGTTGGAAAGCGTGGAATGGCAAGGGGTTGTCTTAGATGAGGCGCAGAATATTAAGAACCCGGAAGCCAAGCAGTCTAAAGCGGTGAAGAGTTTGGAAGCCACCTTTAAAATAGCGCTGACGGGAACTCCGGTAGAGAACCGCTTGCAGGAATTATGGTCGATTATGGATTTCTTGAATCCAGGATATCTGGGAAATCGCCAATTTTTCCAGCGACGGTTTGCGATCCCGATTGAGAAATACGGCGATACCGATTCGTTGCAGAGTTTGCGATCGCTAGTACAACCGTTTATCTTACGTCGGCTAAAGAGCGATCGCAGTATCATCCAAGACTTACCAGAAAAACAGGAAAATACCGTCTTCTGTGGGTTATCTGCCGAACAAGCCGAACTCTATCAACAAACCGTGGAAGCTTCCCTTACTGAAATTGAAGAGGCTCAAGGCATCCAGCGCCACGGGCAAATTCTAGCATTGCTCACCAAGCTCAAACAAATTTGCAACCATCCCGCCCATTTCCTCAAGCAAGCTAAAATTAAACATCCCCAACAATCGGGTAAACTCCTGCGTTTGGCGGAAATGTTAGAAGAAGCCTTAGCCGAAAATGACCGCGCTTTAATCTTCACTCAATTTGCCGAATGGGGCAAGCTTTTAAAGCCGCATTTAGAACAGCACTTTAACCGCGAAGTCTTTTTCTTATACGGCGGAACCCGTAAGGCGCAACGAGAAGAAATGATCGACCGTTTTCAACACGATCCGCAAGCGCCGAAAATCTTTATTCTCTCGTTAAAAGCGGGAGGAGTAGGTTTAAACTTAACCCGCGCTAATCATGTTTTCCATTACGATCGCTGGTGGAATCCGGCTGTAGAAAATCAAGCAACGGATCGCGTTTTTCGGATTGGACAAACGCGCAATGTTCAAGTTCATAAGTTTGTTTCTACGGGAACCTTAGAAGAGAAGATTCACGACTTAATTGAAAATAAGAAATTTCTTGCCGAACAAGTGGTTGGAACGGGTGAAGATTGGCTGACTAAATTAGATACCGATCAACTCAGAACCTTACTTGTTCTGGATCGCAACGCCATCATTGATGAAGATAACGATGTCAATTCCTAA
- a CDS encoding SWIM zinc finger family protein: MTHASEQLINREWWVERWLELLDKYRFKKRLERARNYARQGNVLSIEFKEGKVLAKVQGTEPEPYELSIWLDTFTDEDWQYVIETMSQRAIFAAKLLAGEMPGNIEEVFTASGLSLFPFKLDEVHSRCSCPDKANPCKHIGAVYYLLADRFGDDPFVLFQLRGRTKDQITSALRQLRGMAEDNTEGETQPTPASPVSSPLDLNRFWQYEAQLDSSLVVIAPPPSSETILDVLGPISLPSDAGTPANPTPVMEYLQSIYQQASQSAILAALNRDAS; the protein is encoded by the coding sequence ATGACTCACGCCTCCGAACAACTAATCAACCGCGAATGGTGGGTAGAACGCTGGTTAGAACTACTCGATAAATATCGGTTCAAAAAACGCTTAGAAAGGGCGAGAAATTATGCCCGCCAAGGGAATGTTTTAAGTATTGAATTTAAGGAAGGAAAAGTCTTGGCGAAGGTTCAAGGAACCGAACCGGAACCCTACGAACTTTCTATTTGGTTAGATACCTTTACCGATGAAGATTGGCAATATGTGATTGAAACCATGTCGCAGCGGGCAATTTTTGCAGCAAAACTGCTAGCCGGAGAAATGCCCGGTAATATTGAAGAAGTCTTTACCGCCAGCGGTTTAAGTTTATTTCCCTTTAAGCTAGATGAAGTCCATTCGCGCTGTAGTTGTCCCGATAAAGCGAATCCTTGCAAGCATATTGGGGCAGTATATTATTTATTAGCCGATCGCTTTGGTGACGATCCGTTTGTGTTATTTCAGTTACGGGGACGCACTAAAGACCAGATTACCAGTGCTTTGCGCCAATTGCGCGGGATGGCAGAAGACAATACTGAGGGTGAAACTCAACCCACGCCAGCCTCTCCGGTTTCCTCACCGCTTGATTTAAATCGGTTTTGGCAATACGAGGCGCAGTTAGACTCATCTCTCGTCGTCATTGCGCCTCCCCCCAGTAGCGAGACCATTTTAGATGTTTTAGGCCCGATTTCGCTGCCTAGCGATGCGGGAACCCCCGCAAATCCAACGCCTGTGATGGAATACCTGCA